In Ectothiorhodospiraceae bacterium 2226, a single window of DNA contains:
- a CDS encoding Na+/H+ antiporter subunit G, with protein MIVEILISFFLLVGAAFALIGSIGLARLPDFFMRLHGPTKATTLGVGGLMLASAVYFTAREVGLSLHELLITLFLFITAPISAHLLAKAALHLRVRQLGEKPQTRWDRSK; from the coding sequence ATGATCGTCGAAATCCTCATCTCCTTCTTCCTCTTGGTCGGGGCTGCGTTCGCCCTCATCGGCTCCATCGGCCTCGCCCGCCTGCCGGACTTCTTCATGCGCCTGCACGGGCCCACCAAGGCCACCACGCTCGGCGTGGGCGGGCTGATGCTGGCCTCGGCGGTGTACTTCACGGCGCGCGAAGTGGGCCTGAGCCTGCACGAGCTGCTCATCACCCTGTTCCTGTTCATCACGGCGCCGATCAGCGCGCACCTGCTGGCCAAGGCCGCGCTGCACCTGCGCGTGCGCCAGTTGGGCGAAAAGCCCCAGACGCGCTGGGACCGTTCCAAATAG
- a CDS encoding K+/H+ antiporter subunit F — MLAIAMPIAFAMMTVALVLNLWSLVRGPDLPDRILALDTMYINTIALLVMLGIFLHSTAYFEAAVLIALMGFVGTVALCKYALRGDIVE, encoded by the coding sequence ATGCTAGCGATCGCCATGCCCATTGCCTTCGCCATGATGACCGTGGCGCTGGTGCTGAACCTCTGGTCCCTGGTGCGCGGCCCGGACCTGCCCGACCGCATCCTGGCGCTGGATACCATGTACATCAACACCATCGCGCTGCTGGTGATGCTCGGGATCTTTCTGCACAGCACCGCCTACTTCGAGGCGGCGGTGCTGATCGCCCTCATGGGTTTCGTGGGCACGGTGGCGCTGTGTAAGTACGCCCTGCGCGGCGACATCGTCGAGTGA
- a CDS encoding Na+/H+ antiporter subunit E encodes MHRLLPHPLLTAVLIVVWLLLVNNIEPGHIVLAVIFGVLLPMLTHRFWPDRPHVRSPLALTRFVAVVLWDIVIANLNVARLILGPTRRLRPAFVTVPLDTRDEFTITLLASTISLTPGTVSSDVAPDRSALLVHALDVEDVDRLVRQIKTRYEAPLMESFGC; translated from the coding sequence ATGCACCGTCTGCTGCCCCATCCCCTGCTGACCGCAGTGCTCATCGTGGTCTGGCTGCTGCTGGTCAACAACATCGAGCCAGGCCACATCGTGTTGGCGGTAATCTTCGGCGTACTGCTGCCCATGCTCACGCACCGTTTCTGGCCCGACCGCCCGCACGTGCGCAGCCCGCTCGCACTGACCCGCTTCGTGGCCGTCGTGCTGTGGGACATCGTCATCGCCAACTTGAACGTCGCGCGCCTGATCCTCGGGCCGACCCGGCGCCTGCGCCCGGCCTTCGTCACCGTGCCGCTGGACACGCGCGACGAGTTCACCATCACCCTGCTGGCCAGCACCATCTCGCTCACGCCGGGCACGGTGTCCTCGGACGTCGCGCCCGACCGCAGCGCCCTCCTCGTCCACGCGCTGGACGTGGAGGACGTGGATAGGCTGGTGCGCCAGATCAAGACGCGCTATGAGGCGCCCCTCATGGAGAGCTTCGGATGCTAG
- a CDS encoding monovalent cation/H+ antiporter subunit D: MNHWIIAPFLLPLMAGVLMLLVARAGLAWQRAVGFASAVALLAVSVLLLIQAADGSYGVYVLGNWPPPFGIVLVLDRLSALMVLLTAVVAVFTLWYALRGTDALGRNFHPLFQLQLAGLNGAFLTGDLFNLFVFFEILLIASYGLLLHGGGASRTRAGLHYVVLNLAGSALFLIAVGILYGLTGTLNMADLAVRVAQAPAEQAGLLRTGALLLFVVFALKAALLPLYFWLPAAYSNTTAPVAALFAIMTKVGVYAIVRVYTLIFGEGAGGAANVLTDWLLPLGLATLMLGMIGALAARGLRRLVAYMVVVSVGMLLTAAGLFTTLSMAAALVYLVHTTLVTAAMFLLVDVIARQRGDDRLAPLPELRQPLLLGGLFFIGAVALVGMPPLSGFLGKFMILHAARGEAQVGWVWAVVLLSSLLGLVALSRAGSVVFWKTRGSVEAPRAGWGALLPVIALLAASPLLVVFGGPVTAYAQATAAQLSAPGHYVHSVLRTDAVVGDVPREVTP; the protein is encoded by the coding sequence ATCAACCATTGGATCATCGCCCCCTTCCTGCTCCCGCTGATGGCGGGCGTGCTCATGCTGCTGGTCGCGCGCGCCGGGCTCGCTTGGCAGCGCGCGGTGGGCTTCGCCAGCGCGGTCGCCCTGCTCGCCGTCAGCGTGCTGCTGCTGATCCAGGCGGCGGACGGCAGCTACGGCGTATACGTGCTCGGCAACTGGCCGCCGCCGTTCGGCATCGTGCTGGTACTGGATCGGCTCAGCGCACTGATGGTGCTGCTCACCGCCGTGGTGGCCGTGTTCACGCTGTGGTATGCACTACGCGGCACCGATGCCCTGGGGCGCAACTTCCACCCGCTGTTCCAGTTGCAGCTCGCGGGCCTGAACGGCGCCTTCCTCACCGGCGACCTGTTCAACCTGTTCGTATTCTTCGAAATCCTGCTAATCGCCTCCTACGGCCTGCTGTTGCACGGCGGCGGCGCAAGCCGCACGCGCGCCGGGCTGCACTATGTGGTGCTCAACCTCGCGGGCTCGGCCTTGTTCCTGATCGCGGTCGGCATCCTGTACGGGCTGACCGGCACGCTGAACATGGCGGACCTGGCGGTGCGCGTCGCCCAGGCCCCGGCCGAGCAGGCGGGCCTGCTGCGTACCGGGGCCCTGCTGCTGTTCGTGGTGTTCGCGCTCAAGGCCGCCCTGCTGCCGCTCTACTTCTGGCTGCCGGCGGCCTACAGCAACACCACCGCGCCGGTCGCCGCGCTGTTCGCCATCATGACCAAGGTGGGCGTGTACGCCATCGTGCGGGTGTACACCCTCATCTTCGGCGAGGGCGCGGGCGGGGCGGCCAACGTGTTGACCGACTGGCTGCTGCCGCTCGGCCTCGCCACGCTGATGCTCGGCATGATCGGGGCCCTGGCCGCACGCGGGCTGCGCCGTCTGGTGGCCTATATGGTGGTGGTCTCGGTCGGCATGCTGCTGACTGCCGCGGGGCTGTTCACCACGCTGTCCATGGCCGCGGCCCTGGTCTACCTGGTCCACACCACGCTGGTCACCGCGGCGATGTTCCTGCTGGTGGATGTCATCGCCCGGCAGCGGGGCGACGATCGCCTCGCCCCCCTCCCGGAGCTGCGCCAACCGCTGCTGCTCGGCGGACTGTTCTTCATCGGTGCGGTGGCGCTGGTCGGCATGCCGCCGCTCAGCGGCTTCCTGGGCAAGTTCATGATCCTGCACGCCGCCCGCGGCGAGGCGCAAGTGGGATGGGTCTGGGCGGTGGTCCTGCTCAGCAGCCTGCTCGGCCTGGTGGCGCTCAGTCGCGCGGGCAGCGTGGTGTTCTGGAAGACGCGCGGCAGCGTTGAGGCGCCGCGCGCGGGCTGGGGGGCGCTGCTGCCGGTGATCGCGCTGCTCGCGGCGAGCCCGCTGCTGGTCGTGTTCGGCGGGCCGGTCACGGCCTACGCGCAGGCCACCGCCGCGCAGCTCAGCGCGCCCGGCCATTACGTCCACAGCGTGCTGCGCACCGACGCCGTGGTGGGCGACGTGCCGCGGGAGGTCACACCATGA
- a CDS encoding Na+/H+ antiporter subunit C, translating to MELLVAIVIGVLVAGGIYLVLRARTYPVILGIALLGYAANLFLFVMGRLTTGMPAVIDPQAPGYADPLPQALVLTAIVIGFGMIAFVVMLALRARGELGSDHVDGPAQPPAADEEAPRS from the coding sequence ATGGAGCTGCTGGTCGCCATCGTCATCGGTGTGCTGGTCGCGGGGGGGATCTACCTCGTGCTGCGCGCGCGCACCTACCCCGTGATCCTCGGCATCGCCTTGCTCGGCTATGCCGCCAACCTGTTCCTGTTCGTGATGGGGCGGCTCACCACCGGCATGCCCGCGGTGATCGATCCGCAGGCGCCCGGCTACGCCGACCCGCTGCCGCAGGCGCTGGTGCTCACCGCCATCGTGATCGGCTTCGGCATGATCGCCTTCGTGGTGATGCTCGCGTTGCGCGCGCGCGGCGAACTCGGCTCGGACCACGTGGACGGGCCGGCCCAGCCGCCGGCCGCTGACGAGGAGGCGCCGCGCTCATGA
- a CDS encoding monovalent cation/H+ antiporter subunit A — MTLALIPLLPFAGAVLPPVLIRHGKNASAWGAGLVTALALLLLLQMAPTVFAGETVRVGWEWMPQLGINFTFRLDGLGFLFALLILGIGLLIILYARYYLSDSDPMGRFYAYMLLFMGSMLGIVLSDNLILLLMFWELTSLSSFLLIGYWRHRSDARQGARMALAITGGGGLAMLAGILLLGYVAGSFELSVVLESAEVVQAHALYPVLLVLILLGAFTKSAQFPFHFWLPHAMAAPTPVSAYLHSATMVKAGVFLLARLFPVLSGPDLWFYLVGGAGAVTLVFAAYMALFKHDLKGLLAYSTISHLGLITLLFGIGTPLSAVAGVFHIINHATFKASLFMAAGIIDHEAGTRDMRRLSGLWKYMPHTATLAMVAAAAMAGVPLLNGFLSKEMFFEETLHVVPLENVYWLLPAAATLAGVFSVAYSLRFIHDVFFGPEPVDLPKKPHEPPRWMKIPVEILVALCVLVGILPALVVGPMLAVAAQSVLWGQPLPEYSLMVWHGFNTALMMSILALLGGVLVYLARRRVFYAHETLLPRFEAKALFEALVHVVVHFARWLTGALENGSLQRYLALLVIAGLAAGWAAVYGQPSLFGTMNGTPLDPVSLVAALILIAGVALTVIWHRRRLAALIAVSVVGLIMALVFVRFSAPDLALTQLSVEIVTIVLLLLALYFLPQQTPAESSALRKGRDGVLALAGGAGVAALAYAVLTHPYQTIADYFLAQSVPGGGGTNVVNVILVDFRGFDTLGEIAVLGIAALGIYALLDRLHLPLPGRDPYGRAWSPDRHPMILAMIVRPLLPLALLVSIYIFLRGHNLPGGGFIAGLITAVALILQYLANGVQWTQARMPVDYHPVIGWGLLIAALTGLGSWYFGYPFLTTSFDYFTLPVVGKFELATALVFDLGVYLTVVGAVMLILANLGKASGAMPSPGRSKEAA; from the coding sequence ATGACCCTAGCCCTGATCCCATTGCTGCCCTTTGCGGGCGCCGTGTTGCCCCCTGTCCTGATCCGCCACGGCAAGAACGCCAGCGCATGGGGCGCCGGCCTCGTGACTGCGTTGGCGCTGCTGCTGCTGTTGCAGATGGCCCCCACGGTGTTCGCCGGCGAAACGGTGCGCGTCGGTTGGGAGTGGATGCCGCAACTCGGCATCAACTTCACCTTCCGCCTGGACGGCCTGGGCTTCTTGTTCGCCCTGCTGATCCTGGGCATCGGCCTGCTGATCATCCTGTATGCGCGCTACTACCTGTCCGACAGCGACCCGATGGGGCGTTTCTACGCCTACATGCTGCTGTTCATGGGCTCGATGCTGGGCATCGTGCTGTCCGACAACCTGATCCTGCTGCTGATGTTCTGGGAGCTGACCAGCCTCAGTTCCTTCCTGCTGATCGGCTACTGGCGCCATCGCTCCGACGCGCGTCAGGGCGCGCGCATGGCGCTCGCCATCACCGGCGGCGGCGGGCTGGCCATGCTGGCGGGCATCCTGCTGCTGGGCTATGTCGCCGGCAGCTTCGAGCTGTCGGTGGTGCTGGAGTCGGCGGAGGTGGTGCAGGCGCACGCGCTCTACCCGGTGCTGCTGGTGCTGATCCTGCTGGGCGCGTTCACCAAGTCGGCGCAGTTCCCGTTCCACTTCTGGCTGCCGCACGCCATGGCGGCGCCCACCCCGGTCAGCGCCTATCTGCACTCGGCCACCATGGTGAAGGCCGGTGTGTTCCTGCTGGCGCGCCTGTTCCCGGTGCTGTCGGGCCCGGATCTGTGGTTCTACCTCGTGGGCGGTGCGGGCGCCGTGACCTTGGTCTTCGCCGCGTACATGGCGCTGTTCAAGCACGACCTCAAGGGGCTGCTGGCCTACTCGACCATCAGCCACCTGGGCCTGATCACCCTGCTGTTCGGCATCGGCACGCCGCTGTCGGCCGTGGCGGGGGTGTTCCACATCATCAACCACGCCACGTTCAAAGCCTCGCTGTTCATGGCGGCCGGCATCATCGACCACGAGGCCGGCACGCGCGACATGCGTCGCCTGAGCGGGCTGTGGAAGTACATGCCGCACACGGCCACCTTGGCCATGGTCGCGGCCGCGGCCATGGCGGGCGTGCCGCTGCTGAACGGCTTCCTTTCCAAGGAGATGTTCTTCGAGGAGACCCTGCATGTCGTGCCGCTGGAGAACGTGTACTGGCTGCTGCCCGCTGCCGCCACGCTCGCGGGCGTGTTCTCGGTGGCCTACTCGCTGCGCTTCATCCACGACGTGTTCTTCGGCCCTGAACCGGTGGATCTGCCCAAGAAGCCGCACGAGCCGCCGCGCTGGATGAAGATCCCGGTGGAGATCCTGGTCGCGCTGTGCGTGCTGGTGGGCATCCTGCCCGCGCTCGTCGTCGGCCCAATGCTCGCGGTGGCGGCGCAGTCGGTGCTGTGGGGCCAGCCGCTGCCGGAATACAGCCTCATGGTGTGGCACGGCTTCAACACCGCCTTGATGATGAGCATCCTCGCGCTGCTCGGCGGTGTCCTCGTCTACCTCGCGCGGCGTCGGGTGTTCTACGCCCACGAGACGCTGCTGCCACGCTTCGAGGCCAAGGCGCTGTTCGAGGCGTTGGTGCACGTGGTGGTGCACTTCGCGCGCTGGCTGACCGGGGCCCTGGAGAACGGCTCGCTGCAGCGTTACCTCGCCCTGCTGGTGATCGCGGGGCTCGCCGCGGGCTGGGCGGCGGTGTACGGCCAGCCGAGCCTGTTCGGCACCATGAACGGCACGCCGCTGGACCCGGTGAGCCTGGTGGCGGCGCTGATCCTGATCGCGGGCGTGGCGCTGACGGTGATCTGGCACCGGCGGCGCCTCGCCGCCCTCATCGCCGTCAGCGTCGTGGGCCTGATCATGGCGCTGGTGTTCGTGCGCTTCTCCGCCCCCGACCTCGCGCTCACCCAGTTGTCGGTCGAGATCGTGACCATCGTGCTGCTGCTGCTCGCGCTGTACTTCCTGCCGCAACAGACGCCCGCCGAGTCCTCCGCGCTGCGCAAGGGGCGGGACGGCGTCCTGGCACTGGCCGGCGGCGCGGGCGTCGCGGCGCTCGCCTATGCCGTGCTCACCCACCCCTACCAGACCATCGCCGACTACTTCCTGGCCCAGTCCGTGCCGGGCGGCGGGGGCACCAACGTGGTGAACGTGATCCTGGTGGACTTCCGCGGCTTCGACACGCTGGGTGAGATCGCCGTGCTGGGCATCGCCGCGCTGGGCATCTACGCCCTGCTCGATCGCCTGCACCTGCCGCTGCCGGGCCGCGATCCCTATGGCCGCGCCTGGTCGCCCGACCGCCATCCCATGATCCTGGCCATGATCGTACGACCGCTGCTGCCGCTCGCGCTGCTGGTGTCGATCTACATCTTCCTGCGCGGGCACAACCTGCCGGGCGGCGGCTTCATCGCCGGCCTGATCACCGCCGTGGCGCTGATTCTGCAGTACCTCGCCAACGGCGTGCAGTGGACGCAGGCGCGCATGCCCGTCGACTATCACCCCGTCATCGGCTGGGGGCTGTTGATCGCCGCGCTCACCGGCCTCGGGAGCTGGTACTTCGGCTATCCGTTCCTGACCACGTCGTTCGACTATTTCACCCTGCCGGTGGTCGGCAAGTTCGAGCTCGCCACGGCGCTCGTGTTCGACCTCGGCGTGTACCTCACCGTGGTGGGCGCGGTGATGCTGATCCTCGCCAATTTGGGCAAGGCGAGCGGTGCCATGCCCAGCCCCGGCCGTTCCAAGGAGGCCGCGTGA
- a CDS encoding monovalent cation/H(+) antiporter subunit G, whose translation MSEWITAVLLLLGASLMLLAAVGLLRMPDLLTRMHAATKAGALGAGLMVSALAIYFAEGEVVARAVAIVAFIVLTAPIAAHMVGRAAYVVGVPLWEHSVKDELQGRYDIHSHTLHGGREKDSGGH comes from the coding sequence ATGAGTGAGTGGATCACGGCCGTGCTCCTGCTGCTCGGCGCTTCGCTGATGTTGCTCGCGGCCGTGGGCCTGCTGCGCATGCCCGACCTGCTGACGCGCATGCACGCCGCCACCAAGGCCGGCGCCCTCGGCGCGGGGCTGATGGTCAGCGCGCTCGCCATCTACTTCGCCGAGGGCGAGGTGGTGGCGCGCGCGGTGGCCATCGTCGCCTTCATCGTGCTCACCGCGCCCATTGCCGCCCATATGGTCGGGCGGGCGGCGTACGTGGTCGGCGTGCCGCTGTGGGAGCACTCGGTCAAGGACGAACTCCAGGGCCGCTATGACATCCACAGCCACACCCTGCACGGCGGCCGCGAGAAGGACAGCGGCGGCCACTGA
- a CDS encoding cation:proton antiporter — protein MLNFAINAAYVILGIALVLTFVRLMRGPSLPDRVIALELVALLTVGVIAVYTVATGVPAFLDVAIVLALTSFLAAIGFARYIEKGGPRDE, from the coding sequence ATGCTCAACTTCGCGATCAACGCCGCCTACGTCATCCTCGGCATCGCCCTGGTGCTCACGTTCGTGCGCCTCATGCGCGGCCCCAGCCTGCCGGACCGGGTGATAGCCTTGGAGCTGGTGGCCCTGCTCACCGTGGGCGTCATCGCCGTCTACACGGTCGCCACGGGCGTGCCGGCCTTTCTGGATGTGGCGATCGTGCTTGCCCTGACCTCGTTCCTCGCCGCCATCGGCTTCGCCCGCTACATCGAGAAGGGAGGGCCGCGCGATGAGTGA
- a CDS encoding Na+/H+ antiporter subunit E, whose translation MIAFAWNLTLALAWVILTGSLTAANLVWGFVVAYFVLRVTHGRNPIFAAYFAKVPQAVRFTLFFIWDLTKSNMRVAYDVLTPTHYMRPGVIALPLDAHTDAEITALANLITVTPGALSLDVSSDRRTLYIHLMYLDDEQRLRAELKDLERRVLQLMR comes from the coding sequence ATGATCGCTTTCGCCTGGAACCTCACGCTGGCGCTCGCCTGGGTGATCCTCACCGGCAGTCTCACCGCCGCCAACCTGGTGTGGGGCTTCGTCGTGGCCTACTTCGTGTTGCGCGTAACCCACGGCCGCAACCCCATCTTTGCCGCGTACTTCGCCAAGGTCCCGCAGGCGGTGCGCTTCACCCTGTTCTTTATCTGGGACCTGACCAAGTCGAATATGCGCGTGGCCTACGACGTGCTCACGCCGACCCACTACATGCGCCCCGGGGTGATCGCCCTGCCGCTGGATGCCCATACCGACGCGGAGATCACTGCGTTGGCCAACCTGATCACCGTCACGCCCGGCGCGCTCAGCCTGGACGTGTCCAGCGACCGGCGCACGCTGTACATCCACCTCATGTACCTCGACGACGAACAGCGCTTGCGCGCGGAACTCAAGGACCTCGAACGCCGGGTCCTGCAACTCATGCGCTGA
- a CDS encoding Na+/H+ antiporter subunit D: MEVALPIVIPLVSGALSLLLWRSRAAQRWIGVLGTGALLASAVWLLAATRAEGILVQAVGDWPAPFGIVLVSDLLAAIMVLLAGITAFAIAIYSLASMSAGHERFGYYPLLHMLMAGICGAFLTGDVFNLFVWFEVMLIASFALLTLGGERAQMEGAIKYVTINLISSAILLTAIGLLYGLAGTLNMADLAVKLANTDQSGLVTVIGLLFMISFGIKAAVFPLFFWLPASYHTAPIAVAALFAGLLTKVGVYVIFRFFSLIFTQDVGYTHTILLWVAGFTMLTGVLGAAAQFDFRRILSFHIVSQIGYMIMGIALLTPLAVLGGVFYIIHHIIVKTNLFLVAGVAYQLRGAYGLKGLGGLYRHSPWLALLFLISALSLAGMPPLSGFFAKFILIRAGIEAGAWTIVGVALLVGLLTLYSMTKIWQEAFWKAPPEDAPARPLPGGAQLALLYTPIVGLAGITLFIGLNAQPVYALALAAAEQLLNPELYVTAVLGGAP, encoded by the coding sequence ATGGAAGTCGCCCTGCCCATCGTCATCCCGCTGGTGAGCGGCGCCCTGTCGCTGCTGCTGTGGCGCTCGCGCGCCGCGCAGCGGTGGATCGGCGTGCTGGGCACCGGCGCGCTGCTCGCGAGCGCGGTATGGCTGCTGGCGGCCACGCGCGCCGAGGGCATTCTGGTGCAGGCGGTGGGCGACTGGCCGGCGCCCTTCGGCATCGTGCTGGTGAGCGACCTGTTGGCCGCCATCATGGTGCTGCTGGCGGGCATCACGGCCTTCGCCATCGCCATCTACTCGCTGGCCAGCATGAGCGCGGGGCACGAGCGCTTCGGCTACTACCCGCTGCTGCACATGCTGATGGCCGGCATTTGCGGCGCGTTCCTCACCGGCGACGTGTTCAACCTGTTCGTGTGGTTCGAGGTGATGCTGATCGCCTCCTTCGCACTGCTCACCCTCGGCGGCGAGCGCGCCCAGATGGAGGGCGCGATCAAATACGTCACCATCAACCTGATCTCCTCGGCCATCCTGCTCACGGCCATCGGGTTGCTGTACGGCCTGGCGGGCACGCTCAACATGGCCGACCTCGCGGTGAAGCTCGCCAACACCGATCAGAGCGGCCTGGTCACCGTGATCGGCCTGCTGTTCATGATCTCCTTCGGCATCAAGGCGGCAGTGTTCCCCTTGTTCTTCTGGCTGCCGGCCTCGTACCACACCGCCCCCATCGCCGTGGCGGCGCTGTTCGCGGGCCTGCTGACCAAGGTCGGCGTGTACGTGATCTTCCGCTTCTTCTCGCTGATCTTCACCCAGGACGTCGGCTACACCCACACCATCCTGCTGTGGGTCGCCGGCTTCACCATGCTGACGGGCGTGCTGGGCGCGGCGGCGCAGTTCGACTTCCGGCGCATCCTCTCGTTCCACATCGTGAGCCAGATCGGCTACATGATCATGGGCATTGCGCTGCTGACGCCGCTGGCGGTGCTGGGCGGAGTGTTCTACATCATCCACCACATCATCGTGAAGACGAATCTGTTCCTGGTGGCGGGCGTCGCCTACCAGTTGCGCGGCGCGTACGGCTTGAAGGGCCTGGGCGGGCTGTACCGCCACTCGCCCTGGCTGGCGCTGCTGTTCCTGATCTCCGCGCTGTCGCTGGCGGGCATGCCGCCCTTGTCGGGCTTCTTCGCCAAATTCATCCTCATCCGCGCGGGCATCGAGGCCGGCGCCTGGACCATCGTCGGCGTGGCCCTGCTGGTGGGGCTGCTCACGCTCTACTCCATGACCAAGATCTGGCAGGAGGCGTTCTGGAAGGCCCCGCCCGAGGATGCCCCGGCGCGTCCCTTACCGGGGGGCGCCCAGCTCGCGCTGCTGTATACGCCGATCGTGGGCTTGGCGGGCATCACGCTGTTCATCGGTCTGAATGCGCAGCCCGTGTACGCGCTCGCGCTGGCCGCCGCCGAACAGCTGTTGAACCCCGAACTGTATGTGACGGCCGTGCTGGGAGGCGCGCCATGA
- a CDS encoding Na+/H+ antiporter subunit C, whose protein sequence is MEPLLALVVGALYAAAIYMLLRRSIVKIVIGLILLSNAANLLIFTAAGLTRAAPPLVPEGALRPVGAVADPLPQALVLTAIVIAFGVLAFAVVLIHRAYEVVQTDDLDRMKSTDA, encoded by the coding sequence ATGGAACCCTTGCTGGCCCTGGTGGTGGGCGCGCTGTATGCCGCCGCCATCTACATGCTGCTGCGGCGCAGCATCGTGAAGATCGTCATCGGGCTGATCCTGCTCAGCAACGCGGCCAACCTGCTCATCTTCACCGCGGCGGGACTCACGCGCGCCGCCCCGCCACTGGTCCCCGAGGGCGCGCTGCGGCCCGTGGGGGCGGTGGCCGACCCGCTGCCGCAGGCGCTGGTGCTCACCGCCATCGTGATCGCCTTCGGCGTGCTGGCCTTCGCCGTGGTGCTCATCCACCGCGCCTACGAGGTGGTCCAGACCGACGACCTCGACCGGATGAAGAGCACCGACGCCTGA
- a CDS encoding Na+/H+ antiporter subunit B, with translation MSSLILSTAARILLPLLILFSVFLLLRGHDLPGGGFIGGLVGAGGFALYVFTFSPAAGRAALRIDPRVMMGAGLLLAVLSGVLGMLARAQPFLTAQWAALHLPLFGEVKLSSVLIFDIGVYLVVLGAVMTIVLTLAEAEERPPMDTED, from the coding sequence ATGAGTTCGCTGATCCTCTCCACCGCCGCCCGGATTCTGCTGCCGCTGCTGATCCTGTTCTCGGTGTTTCTGCTGCTGCGCGGGCACGACCTGCCGGGCGGCGGCTTCATCGGCGGGCTGGTGGGCGCGGGCGGTTTCGCGCTGTACGTGTTCACCTTCAGCCCGGCCGCGGGGCGTGCGGCGCTGCGCATCGACCCGCGCGTGATGATGGGCGCAGGGCTGCTGCTGGCCGTGCTATCGGGCGTGCTCGGCATGCTGGCGCGCGCGCAGCCCTTTCTCACCGCGCAGTGGGCCGCGCTCCACCTGCCGCTGTTCGGCGAGGTAAAGCTGTCGAGCGTGCTCATTTTCGATATCGGGGTGTACCTGGTGGTGCTGGGCGCGGTGATGACCATCGTGCTGACCCTGGCCGAGGCCGAGGAACGGCCTCCAATGGACACGGAGGACTGA